From Camelus dromedarius isolate mCamDro1 chromosome 12, mCamDro1.pat, whole genome shotgun sequence, the proteins below share one genomic window:
- the SDHAF2 gene encoding succinate dehydrogenase assembly factor 2, mitochondrial, which translates to MAVASVFPALARMLALSRRHLVSPSLSVTSFRRCYRGDSPTDSQKDMIEIPLPPWQERTDESIETKRARLLYESRKRGMLENCILLSLFAKEYLHHMTEKQLNLYDRLINEPSNDWDIYYWATEAKPAPEIFENEVMALLRDFAKNKNKEQRLRAPDLEYLFEKPR; encoded by the exons ATGGCTGTGGCATCCGTGTTCCCGGCTCTTGCTCGG atgcttgctctgtctcgGCGCCACCTGGTGTCTCCTTCACTCAGTGTGACATCGTTCAGACGCTGCTACAGAGGTGACAGCCCAACTGATTCCCAGAAGGACATGATTGAAATCCCTTTGCCTCCGTGGCAGGAGCGAACCGATGAATCCATAGAAACCAAAAGAGCCCGCCTGCTCTATGAGAGCAGAAAGAGAGGAATGTTGGAAAACTGCATTCTGCTTAG CCTCTTTGCTAAGGAATATCTGCACCACATGACAGAGAAACAGCTAAACCTCTACGATCGCCTGATTAACGAGCCCAGTAATGACTGGGATATTTACTACTGGGCTACAG AAGCAAAACCAGCcccagaaatatttgaaaatgaagtcATGGCACTGCTGCGAGACtttgctaaaaacaaaaacaaagagcagaGACTGCGGGCCCCAGATCTCGAATACCTCTTCGAGAAGCCACGTTGA